A single Dermacentor variabilis isolate Ectoservices chromosome 9, ASM5094787v1, whole genome shotgun sequence DNA region contains:
- the LOC142558520 gene encoding TNF receptor-associated factor 4-like → MEATTYTLRGYGWPFVNEQPITFEQRLPWLRVCANCRVVADDAVLIACWHTLCGRCIEDACGGHSCGHRHRFGWCPLDGEYFVEEAVVDVYFPLEYLMALRVRCFHAGLGCPFNGVLGELQHHLQECIFGIGSIAGA, encoded by the coding sequence ATGGAAGCGACCACGTACACCCTTCGAGGGTACGGCTGGCCATTCGTGAACGAGCAACCCATAACCTTCGAGCAGCGGTTGCCCTGGTTGCGCGTCTGCGCGAACTGCAGGGTGGTTGCGGACGATGCGGTGCTGATTGCCTGCTGGCACACGTTGTGCGGTCGGTGCATCGAAGACGCTTGTGGTGGCCACAGCTGCGGACACAGGCACCGTTTCGGCTGGTGTCCCCTCGACGGTGAATACTTCGTGGAGGAAGCCGTCGTCGACGTGTACTTCCCTCTGGAGTATCTTATGGCACTGCGGGTGCGCTGTTTCCATGCCGGTCTGGGCTGCCCGTTCAACGGagtacttggagaacttcagcaTCACCTGCAGGAATGCATCTTCGGAATTGGTAGCATCGCTGGCGCCTAG